Proteins co-encoded in one Armatimonadota bacterium genomic window:
- a CDS encoding family 10 glycosylhydrolase has translation MKVKLVLIALTLTTLLLSLSVAIAEVEIIIDNPNAYFTGEWITGTMTTTKYGSDYCYCFISTSNGNTATYTPTIPQTASDWQVYTWYPSGTNRPTAAQYIIHTSAGDDYRYVNQQTNGGQWVYIATYTMNAGTGNYVRITNAGTETTKVVMADAVRFYSISAGGNDTTPPVISNVSSAAGQTSATITWTTDEPATSQVEYGTTQSYGNQTPEDTSLVISHSVIISGLQPATLYHYRVKSKDGSGNLAVSSDYTFTTAPASQNGEFRAFWINTWNNGFLSASQITNLVNEAYGANYNVLIPEVRKRGDAYYNSSPIYVPIDNAYYQEPRASNIIDPPPFDPLQDCINKAHALGMQVHAWLVTYRIWGTSTPPENHIWYVHRPGGPGADWAMKKSDGTYDDGSNYNLDPGIPSVQDYICKVALDIVSRYDVDGLNWDYIRYPGNNWGYNSITQQRFYNEYGYWPPTSSSSPNWGTWCDFRRRQVTDLIKKVYLEIMAIKPHVNHNVDTVGWMGVDPNINYEGTSQYKDVFQNAKSWMEQHIIDTNILMNYKREYDSAQKQDYRLWTNWLATMQATTGRHSVDGQACYLNSISDSIIQMQVARDAGLAGICNYDYNTTNKDGQPRSAFLDAVRTNIYQQKVPVPDMPWKSNPTTGIIFGTVTDASKPNDPIYWNWIYKATVTVTGPVTRTTETDATGTYGFIDLPPGTYTITATKGTKTRTYTNQTIAAGQVLRENFDLGYTTCTSPAGTIKNGWNLISLPLDPANPDPASVFSGIAIDSNLFRYDAGTRSFIAYDQWSPGTFGNCRVEEGYWLYSSGNPTISYQAYGGTPTTRDISLPNAGWNLIGCPFLSEKRWADTLVTKAGETITLPTAAKDRGWLDATGWWWDNNSQSLRSLGLPEDWPDSEYIQPWHGYWISTNHNNLTLTLR, from the coding sequence ATGAAAGTTAAATTAGTGTTAATTGCTCTTACCCTTACAACACTTCTGTTGTCGCTATCAGTAGCAATTGCAGAAGTCGAAATCATCATTGACAATCCAAACGCCTATTTTACTGGCGAATGGATAACAGGCACAATGACAACAACCAAGTATGGGAGCGATTATTGCTATTGCTTTATATCAACTTCAAATGGCAATACGGCGACATATACGCCCACTATTCCACAAACTGCCTCCGATTGGCAGGTCTATACCTGGTACCCATCTGGAACAAACAGGCCAACCGCCGCTCAGTATATCATACATACGTCAGCAGGCGATGACTACAGATATGTCAACCAACAAACGAACGGCGGGCAATGGGTTTATATTGCTACATATACAATGAATGCAGGAACGGGCAATTATGTACGCATCACAAATGCCGGCACTGAGACCACAAAGGTAGTAATGGCGGATGCTGTGCGCTTCTACTCAATTAGTGCAGGCGGAAACGATACCACACCGCCAGTTATCTCTAATGTATCCTCAGCGGCAGGTCAAACGTCAGCAACCATTACATGGACCACTGACGAACCGGCAACCTCGCAGGTTGAATATGGCACTACTCAAAGTTATGGAAACCAAACACCCGAAGATACTTCATTAGTCATAAGTCATAGTGTAATAATTTCTGGACTACAGCCAGCAACCCTTTACCATTATAGGGTGAAGTCAAAAGATGGGTCAGGCAACCTGGCAGTATCGTCGGATTATACTTTTACAACTGCTCCTGCCAGCCAAAACGGCGAGTTCCGCGCTTTTTGGATAAACACATGGAATAATGGTTTTCTAAGCGCTTCACAGATAACGAACTTGGTGAATGAAGCTTACGGCGCCAATTACAATGTCTTGATTCCAGAAGTACGCAAACGCGGAGATGCTTACTACAATAGTTCACCGATCTACGTTCCAATTGACAACGCATATTATCAGGAACCTAGAGCAAGCAACATCATAGACCCACCGCCCTTCGATCCTCTCCAAGACTGCATAAATAAAGCCCATGCTTTGGGCATGCAGGTTCACGCTTGGCTAGTTACCTATCGAATCTGGGGCACTAGCACGCCCCCAGAGAACCATATATGGTATGTTCATAGGCCAGGCGGCCCTGGAGCAGACTGGGCAATGAAAAAATCCGACGGCACATATGATGACGGAAGCAACTATAACCTCGACCCTGGCATTCCCTCCGTCCAGGATTATATATGTAAAGTTGCTCTTGACATAGTCAGCCGCTATGACGTCGATGGGTTAAACTGGGACTACATCAGGTATCCTGGCAACAACTGGGGTTACAATTCAATTACACAGCAAAGATTTTACAACGAATATGGCTACTGGCCGCCTACCTCATCATCCAGCCCAAACTGGGGTACGTGGTGTGACTTTCGAAGAAGGCAAGTCACAGATCTTATTAAGAAAGTCTATCTTGAAATAATGGCAATAAAACCGCACGTGAACCACAATGTGGACACAGTTGGATGGATGGGCGTGGACCCCAACATTAACTATGAAGGTACTTCCCAATATAAAGATGTATTCCAAAATGCAAAGAGCTGGATGGAACAGCACATCATAGATACCAATATTCTAATGAACTACAAGCGAGAATACGATAGCGCCCAGAAGCAAGACTACCGACTCTGGACTAACTGGCTTGCTACTATGCAAGCAACCACCGGCAGACACAGCGTCGACGGCCAAGCGTGTTACTTAAACTCGATTTCTGACAGCATCATACAAATGCAAGTTGCCAGAGATGCCGGGCTTGCTGGTATATGCAACTATGATTACAACACAACCAACAAGGATGGGCAACCTCGTTCTGCATTCCTAGACGCAGTGAGGACAAATATTTACCAGCAGAAAGTGCCTGTTCCGGATATGCCGTGGAAGAGCAATCCTACAACAGGCATCATCTTCGGAACGGTTACCGACGCTTCAAAACCGAACGATCCCATCTACTGGAATTGGATATACAAAGCTACAGTAACCGTTACAGGTCCTGTGACTCGGACCACCGAGACAGACGCCACTGGTACATATGGCTTCATTGATCTACCGCCAGGAACTTACACAATAACGGCAACTAAAGGCACAAAAACCCGGACTTATACCAACCAGACGATAGCCGCTGGGCAAGTTCTCAGAGAAAACTTCGATTTGGGATACACAACCTGCACTTCGCCCGCGGGAACAATTAAGAACGGTTGGAATCTCATCAGCCTGCCACTAGACCCTGCAAATCCCGATCCCGCATCGGTATTCAGTGGGATAGCCATAGATAGCAATCTATTCAGATACGACGCTGGGACAAGGTCTTTCATAGCTTACGACCAGTGGAGTCCTGGAACATTCGGTAACTGCAGAGTAGAAGAAGGCTACTGGCTATATTCGAGCGGTAATCCAACGATAAGCTACCAAGCATATGGAGGTACACCTACAACTCGAGACATAAGCTTGCCAAACGCCGGGTGGAACCTCATTGGTTGTCCATTCCTAAGCGAGAAACGATGGGCAGACACTCTGGTGACAAAGGCAGGAGAAACAATTACTCTGCCCACTGCAGCAAAAGATCGCGGATGGCTAGATGCAACGGGTTGGTGGTGGGACAATAACAGCCAGAGCCTTAGATCACTTGGTCTCCCAGAAGACTGGCCTGATAGCGAATACATTCAACCTTGGCACGGCTATTGGATTTCTACCAACCATAACAATTTGACACTTACTCTAAGATAG
- a CDS encoding family 10 glycosylhydrolase has translation MKKLVVLIFLCILFSSCLTIANATEYRAVWIDGWHSGMWTASEIDTMLSYVCTQGHYNVIVPQIRKKADALYNSTYGGPNGTGEPKPEQVQPPDFDPLAYMIQKAHERGIEVHPWVCTHRCPTTTTDWFYISHPDWLTRSQGGTSPLYVEGYWLDPGHPDGEEYTVNVILDIVKNYDIDGIQWDRIRYPQLNSGYNPTAIARFQAEKGYYPSYSDSTFINWRKNNLNAFVARVYAQIMEIKPHIVVGANTWPEYSIGNSTYLQDWNAWMFNHWLDINVPMNYTSNNTTFTTRLQDYLNRRYGRYVYSGMSVGESGQTQANACTQIGYCRTYNQGAGIPWGCQTYSYYHGTVTSPGWFQYVAASGRPYYNIDNTVPDLPWKSNPTTGIIHGRVTKPGLNDPYTHDWVYRATVTLYHPGPPDEVYMSTFTDQTGYYVFMDVPPRSGYTITAEKAGMVSRTYTNQTLKAGEALREDFQLSYTTCTSPAGTVTAGWNLISLPLDPVNTNPATVFNGIDIDGKLFRFCRTTWSLIGYDSWTPDIFGPCKTDEGYWLFADSPKTISYQAYAGGPTQRTTTLGNNCWNIIGCPFTTDKHWEDAEVKHGETTVPLRIAAKENNWLDSIGWWWDNSSQSLRTVGLEEDWPATEYLQPWYGYWIKTYTNDVTLTLR, from the coding sequence ATGAAAAAATTGGTGGTGCTTATCTTTCTTTGCATACTTTTTTCAAGCTGTTTAACTATTGCAAACGCCACCGAATATCGAGCTGTGTGGATTGACGGATGGCACAGCGGAATGTGGACGGCATCTGAAATAGACACCATGCTATCATATGTCTGCACTCAAGGCCATTATAACGTCATCGTTCCACAAATACGAAAGAAAGCCGATGCGCTCTACAACTCCACATATGGAGGGCCAAACGGCACAGGCGAGCCCAAGCCTGAGCAAGTACAACCGCCTGACTTTGACCCGCTCGCCTACATGATTCAAAAGGCCCACGAAAGGGGCATTGAGGTTCACCCCTGGGTCTGCACTCACAGATGCCCCACTACTACAACTGACTGGTTCTACATCTCACATCCCGACTGGCTTACCAGGTCACAGGGGGGCACCTCGCCGCTGTATGTCGAGGGTTATTGGCTAGACCCTGGCCATCCTGATGGCGAAGAATATACGGTAAATGTAATCTTGGATATAGTCAAGAATTACGACATAGACGGCATTCAGTGGGACAGAATACGATATCCACAGCTAAACTCTGGATACAATCCAACTGCAATTGCGCGATTCCAGGCAGAAAAAGGCTACTATCCAAGCTATTCTGATTCAACTTTCATAAATTGGAGAAAAAATAATCTCAACGCCTTTGTCGCCAGGGTTTATGCACAGATAATGGAGATAAAACCACACATCGTTGTAGGTGCAAACACTTGGCCGGAATACAGCATTGGTAACAGCACATACCTTCAAGACTGGAACGCGTGGATGTTTAACCACTGGCTAGACATTAATGTCCCAATGAATTATACATCCAACAATACAACATTTACCACTCGTCTCCAAGATTATCTAAATAGACGATATGGGCGTTATGTATACTCTGGCATGAGCGTAGGCGAAAGCGGTCAAACACAAGCCAATGCTTGTACTCAAATTGGATATTGTCGAACCTACAATCAGGGAGCAGGAATCCCGTGGGGTTGTCAAACGTACAGCTACTATCATGGAACAGTTACAAGCCCAGGTTGGTTCCAATATGTGGCAGCAAGCGGCCGACCATACTACAACATTGATAATACAGTGCCTGACCTCCCGTGGAAATCTAACCCAACCACTGGAATCATTCATGGAAGAGTAACCAAGCCTGGTTTAAATGATCCATATACTCACGATTGGGTATACCGAGCCACCGTTACACTATACCACCCCGGGCCACCCGACGAAGTTTACATGTCGACATTTACAGATCAAACAGGTTACTACGTTTTCATGGATGTTCCACCAAGGAGCGGCTATACAATCACTGCCGAGAAAGCAGGAATGGTATCACGAACTTATACAAATCAGACACTAAAAGCGGGTGAGGCTTTGAGAGAAGACTTCCAATTGTCTTACACCACCTGCACTTCTCCTGCTGGTACAGTAACTGCTGGCTGGAACTTGATTAGTCTGCCACTCGACCCCGTAAATACCAATCCCGCCACGGTGTTTAATGGTATAGATATAGATGGCAAGCTCTTCCGATTCTGTAGAACGACTTGGTCACTTATAGGATACGACTCCTGGACACCAGACATTTTCGGTCCATGCAAAACTGACGAAGGCTACTGGCTATTTGCGGATAGCCCGAAAACGATAAGCTATCAAGCGTATGCAGGAGGACCCACTCAAAGGACCACTACATTGGGCAACAACTGCTGGAATATTATCGGTTGCCCATTCACCACCGACAAGCATTGGGAAGACGCGGAAGTAAAGCATGGAGAAACAACAGTGCCGCTAAGAATCGCCGCCAAAGAAAATAACTGGCTTGATTCAATAGGTTGGTGGTGGGACAACAGCAGTCAGAGTCTAAGAACGGTAGGATTAGAAGAGGATTGGCCAGCTACCGAGTATCTACAACCCTGGTACGGCTACTGGATAAAGACTTACACAAACGATGTGACTCTAACGCTGCGCTAA
- a CDS encoding family 10 glycosylhydrolase, whose protein sequence is MKLQRRAVSALAVSLIMMAVSRTAWAQNPEHKALWAYAWGPGIKSPAEVSALVSRALSANCNVIAAQVRKVGDAYYTPTRPNCDVRAVDIPEGYDPLQELLDQAHSVGLKVYAWVVVNRIATIPPSDPSHIYNRHPEWLCMSNAGQTLFDEGYFVDPGVPGAMEWNHNVCMDLIMHYDLDGLFLDFIRYPQQNSGYNPIALQRFRDRYGLAPTYIPAPNDSLFSAWRREQVTFFVRKLYANMLSVKPNMVLSASTFSDRNDAYNYRFQDWRTWMMSGYLDANCPMVYTTSNSIFNSRVDDAVANSGGRHVYILQGAYKNTVANSMTQLLSARSRGSQGQGIYRYCYTHSGDTDFNADDEPSFYSALTSQVYTAPTALPPMSWKTSPTVGHVKGRILDANQGKGVDAAWVMVEPVGFGTYTDGTGFYAHLNLAPGTYTISVTKSGYAAQVKTVPISAGEIQTIDFTLAGNEVSGISAAKLINDGIGVVLPPMVVTAGTNQLKEKFYIEDTEQISGILVQLATNSDVKVHPGDIVRVCGQMGTSESGERQITNPLVIIESTGNSAPEPIAIAQRDLGGQSLGAYTPGVVEGRGTNNIGLLVQTVGRITAIDPANSCFYIDDGSGIEDGFSSMGVRVLYDCLADGNTIVPPQQNSYVRATGLSSTVKLSGNIYRAIRLRDQADWVYEVCPITTAPQDLITPGWNLISIPCTPRNPSPPAVFGAIPLDGCLWKWDTQIQSFRTYDSWTPQDFGSILRGEGYWLNASIPGRPEFEGFENFGADFYIGLPKAGWTIIGCPFQTSHPWAEMLITNGIETVPIKVGAEDKGWVDGVGWWWENSSQSLKTVSFPENFPASESIDPWYGYWLRSNVDKLALIVQQD, encoded by the coding sequence ATGAAATTGCAAAGAAGGGCTGTATCCGCGCTGGCCGTCTCGCTGATAATGATGGCGGTAAGCCGGACCGCCTGGGCTCAAAATCCCGAACACAAAGCGCTTTGGGCTTATGCATGGGGACCTGGAATAAAGAGTCCTGCGGAGGTCAGCGCTTTGGTTTCTCGAGCCTTAAGCGCCAATTGCAACGTTATTGCGGCGCAGGTGCGTAAGGTTGGTGATGCATACTATACACCGACAAGACCGAACTGTGATGTGCGCGCAGTCGATATTCCCGAAGGTTATGATCCACTTCAGGAGCTTCTAGACCAAGCGCACAGTGTAGGTCTTAAGGTTTATGCATGGGTGGTCGTGAACAGGATTGCTACAATTCCGCCTAGCGACCCGAGCCACATCTACAATCGCCATCCTGAGTGGCTTTGCATGTCGAATGCTGGGCAGACGTTATTTGACGAAGGCTATTTTGTGGACCCGGGTGTACCGGGCGCAATGGAATGGAACCACAATGTCTGCATGGATTTGATAATGCATTACGATTTGGATGGCTTGTTCCTTGATTTTATTCGATATCCACAGCAAAACTCTGGCTATAATCCCATTGCTTTGCAGAGGTTCCGAGATCGGTATGGACTAGCGCCTACCTATATTCCGGCGCCAAATGATAGCCTCTTCAGCGCATGGCGGCGAGAACAGGTGACGTTCTTCGTCCGCAAGCTTTACGCTAACATGCTAAGCGTAAAGCCAAACATGGTCCTTAGCGCTTCAACGTTCTCGGACCGAAATGATGCGTACAACTATCGCTTTCAGGATTGGCGAACTTGGATGATGAGTGGATATCTAGACGCCAATTGCCCTATGGTCTACACGACGAGCAACAGCATTTTCAACAGCCGAGTGGACGATGCTGTGGCGAATTCTGGCGGCCGCCATGTATACATACTTCAGGGGGCTTATAAGAATACAGTCGCAAACTCGATGACACAATTGCTCTCTGCCCGGTCGCGCGGTTCGCAAGGCCAGGGGATATACAGATATTGCTATACACATAGTGGGGATACAGATTTTAATGCGGATGACGAACCCAGTTTCTACTCCGCGCTAACAAGCCAAGTATATACAGCACCGACGGCTTTGCCGCCAATGAGCTGGAAAACTTCGCCAACAGTAGGACACGTGAAAGGTAGAATCCTAGATGCAAATCAAGGTAAAGGAGTAGATGCTGCTTGGGTAATGGTCGAGCCAGTGGGGTTTGGAACCTACACAGATGGCACAGGCTTTTATGCGCACTTGAATCTTGCACCTGGCACATACACAATAAGCGTAACAAAATCAGGATATGCAGCACAAGTTAAAACGGTGCCAATCTCAGCAGGCGAAATTCAAACAATTGACTTTACCCTGGCTGGAAATGAAGTCAGCGGAATTTCAGCGGCAAAACTTATAAATGATGGAATTGGCGTGGTGCTTCCTCCAATGGTAGTAACTGCTGGCACAAACCAGTTAAAAGAGAAGTTTTACATTGAGGATACTGAACAAATATCTGGGATATTAGTCCAGCTTGCTACCAACAGTGACGTGAAGGTTCATCCTGGTGACATCGTAAGGGTTTGCGGTCAAATGGGCACTTCCGAGAGTGGAGAGCGACAAATTACTAATCCACTGGTAATAATCGAATCAACTGGGAATAGTGCGCCTGAACCAATAGCAATTGCACAACGTGATTTAGGTGGACAGTCACTAGGCGCATATACACCTGGGGTTGTTGAGGGCAGAGGCACAAACAACATCGGCTTGCTTGTGCAAACCGTCGGCAGAATAACCGCAATTGACCCTGCAAATAGCTGTTTTTACATAGATGACGGGAGCGGAATAGAAGACGGCTTTAGCTCAATGGGTGTACGCGTGCTTTACGATTGTCTTGCAGATGGTAACACAATTGTTCCGCCACAGCAAAATTCCTATGTTCGGGCAACGGGTTTGAGCTCAACCGTAAAATTATCCGGAAACATCTATAGAGCGATTCGTCTGCGAGATCAAGCGGATTGGGTCTATGAAGTATGCCCAATTACTACTGCTCCACAAGACCTTATCACCCCAGGATGGAATCTTATAAGCATTCCTTGCACGCCAAGAAATCCATCGCCGCCTGCTGTTTTCGGCGCAATACCTCTCGATGGTTGTTTATGGAAGTGGGACACCCAAATACAATCATTCCGAACTTACGACTCATGGACGCCACAGGATTTCGGAAGCATCCTAAGAGGTGAAGGCTATTGGTTGAATGCTTCTATTCCCGGGCGCCCAGAGTTTGAGGGATTCGAGAACTTTGGCGCAGATTTTTATATCGGTTTACCGAAAGCTGGCTGGACAATCATAGGCTGTCCTTTTCAAACCAGCCACCCATGGGCAGAGATGCTTATTACAAATGGAATAGAAACTGTTCCCATTAAAGTTGGCGCTGAAGACAAAGGATGGGTGGATGGCGTTGGCTGGTGGTGGGAGAACTCCAGCCAAAGTCTCAAAACGGTCAGCTTTCCAGAAAATTTTCCGGCATCTGAAAGCATAGATCCATGGTATGGATATTGGCTCAGAAGCAATGTTGACAAACTGGCATTAATTGTGCAGCAGGATTAA
- the cobC gene encoding alpha-ribazole phosphatase, protein MRIILVRHGETIYNLERRYQGHTDAELTELGKKQALRTAERLSREDIAAIYSSDLIRASETASTIAKCHNLPVQTDMRLRECAFGDWEGLTVDEIKERYPELYANYQRDSVQHRAPNGERLESLLERVSSVVNRIVKKHPNETVVLVGHGGTIHAFICYALDAPLYAFRKIRLDNCGITIFSRLPNGKWFLEVLNETCHLEGLVKI, encoded by the coding sequence GTGAGAATAATCCTTGTTAGACATGGAGAGACGATTTATAACTTGGAACGACGGTACCAAGGACACACCGACGCCGAGCTGACCGAATTAGGGAAAAAGCAGGCTTTGCGTACTGCCGAGCGGCTGAGTAGAGAAGATATCGCAGCCATATACTCAAGCGATTTAATTAGGGCTAGCGAGACAGCAAGTACAATCGCTAAATGTCATAATCTTCCTGTGCAAACCGATATGCGGCTTCGAGAGTGTGCGTTCGGCGATTGGGAAGGCTTGACGGTTGATGAAATAAAAGAGCGATATCCCGAACTTTATGCGAACTACCAGCGAGATTCTGTGCAACACAGAGCTCCAAATGGTGAGCGGCTTGAATCTTTGCTTGAAAGGGTTTCTAGCGTTGTCAACCGAATCGTGAAAAAGCATCCTAATGAAACAGTGGTATTGGTTGGGCACGGCGGCACAATCCATGCATTCATATGCTATGCGCTTGATGCTCCCCTATATGCATTCCGGAAGATAAGGCTTGATAATTGCGGAATAACAATTTTTTCCAGACTGCCAAATGGCAAATGGTTTCTTGAAGTCTTGAACGAGACTTGTCACCTTGAGGGTTTGGTTAAAATTTGA
- a CDS encoding beta-galactosidase, with amino-acid sequence MKSFHPPYLGAAYYPEDWPIEQIDADIALMKEAGMNVMRIGEFAWSRMEPKEGVFDFDWLHLVVEKLGEAGIAVIMGTPTCTPPAWLTERYPEILFVRDDIGVAMHGSRRHACPNSPVYREHCSRIVTRLAEEFGKDERIIGWQIDNEVHPYGGRSCVCSVCVKKFRDTMRKKFGTIEALNAAWGTNLWSMTYQSFDQLPIPHRHTWHHPSLLTAWAEFTSDSYVEFVKHQADILHELTIHPIGTDMMPVPGIDYGDIHRALDVVQFNHYHGMSNLWQAAFWFDFCRPIKERPFWNTETATCWNGSTTANGYKEPGFCRANSWLPVLMGGEANLYWLWRQHWSGQELMHGAVVTSCGRPMHIFDEVKEISAGFRAAADFLNNTKPVNTGLALHFSHRAAWMFEYQPMVNGFNYQVFLLEKVYRPMMQAQFRPDVILPMSDLSKYKMVFSSFLPALDEFGLRERLKAWIEAGGTWIVGPLSDVRTIHATKFTHAPYGSLEEWMGIRCRYEIPADPHEFGLRWWDGRSSAGSVWYDGLELRGAQALATYTEYPLQGLAAVARQKIGRGQIIMLGTLPQPEDLQKLLITIGNDVGVRPVAEASPNLVVVPHEGQGGSGLAVAEVENQPAKLAIGSLMIDVLTGKKYEGTVEIPPYGVMVLKYI; translated from the coding sequence ATGAAATCTTTTCACCCGCCATATCTTGGCGCAGCGTACTATCCGGAAGACTGGCCCATCGAGCAAATTGATGCCGATATTGCTTTGATGAAAGAAGCCGGCATGAATGTCATGCGAATTGGTGAGTTTGCGTGGAGCCGCATGGAGCCCAAAGAAGGGGTTTTCGACTTTGACTGGCTACATCTAGTTGTCGAGAAGCTTGGTGAAGCTGGGATTGCAGTAATCATGGGGACACCTACATGCACACCACCTGCCTGGCTTACGGAACGCTATCCAGAAATACTCTTTGTTCGTGACGACATTGGCGTTGCCATGCATGGTTCGCGAAGGCATGCATGTCCAAATAGTCCCGTTTATCGCGAGCATTGCAGCCGTATTGTTACTCGATTGGCTGAAGAGTTCGGAAAGGATGAGCGGATTATAGGTTGGCAAATTGATAACGAGGTGCATCCATATGGAGGCCGCTCGTGTGTATGTTCGGTTTGTGTAAAAAAGTTTCGAGATACTATGCGCAAAAAGTTCGGCACAATCGAAGCATTGAATGCTGCCTGGGGCACGAACCTTTGGAGCATGACATACCAATCGTTCGACCAGCTTCCGATTCCTCATCGGCATACTTGGCACCATCCGTCATTGCTAACAGCATGGGCTGAGTTTACAAGCGACTCTTATGTAGAGTTTGTAAAGCACCAGGCGGATATTCTTCATGAACTAACCATACACCCAATAGGAACAGATATGATGCCTGTTCCGGGAATTGACTATGGGGATATACATCGCGCGCTTGATGTGGTGCAGTTCAACCACTACCACGGAATGTCGAACCTCTGGCAGGCGGCGTTCTGGTTTGATTTCTGCCGGCCAATTAAGGAGAGGCCTTTTTGGAATACAGAAACTGCTACCTGCTGGAATGGCTCAACCACGGCAAATGGTTATAAGGAGCCCGGATTCTGCCGAGCGAATAGTTGGCTTCCTGTTCTTATGGGCGGTGAGGCAAACCTTTATTGGCTTTGGAGGCAGCACTGGAGTGGTCAGGAATTAATGCATGGCGCAGTCGTTACAAGCTGTGGGAGACCCATGCATATCTTCGACGAGGTAAAGGAAATTTCAGCAGGCTTCCGAGCGGCGGCCGACTTCTTGAATAATACTAAGCCTGTGAACACTGGCCTAGCTCTCCATTTTTCACATAGGGCTGCGTGGATGTTTGAATATCAGCCGATGGTGAATGGTTTTAATTACCAAGTGTTCCTGCTTGAAAAGGTCTATCGTCCTATGATGCAGGCGCAATTTCGGCCTGATGTAATTCTTCCGATGAGTGACCTATCCAAATACAAAATGGTGTTCTCGTCTTTCTTGCCCGCGCTTGATGAGTTTGGTCTTCGTGAGCGGCTGAAAGCATGGATAGAAGCAGGTGGGACATGGATAGTTGGTCCTCTCTCCGATGTTCGGACTATCCATGCAACGAAATTTACACATGCGCCTTATGGGAGCCTGGAGGAATGGATGGGCATTCGATGCCGATATGAGATTCCAGCAGACCCTCATGAATTTGGGCTTCGCTGGTGGGATGGCAGATCATCTGCTGGCTCAGTTTGGTACGATGGTCTGGAGCTTCGAGGAGCGCAGGCTCTTGCTACGTATACCGAATATCCTTTGCAGGGATTGGCGGCCGTTGCTAGGCAAAAAATTGGTAGGGGCCAAATTATCATGCTTGGTACTCTACCGCAACCTGAAGATCTTCAGAAGCTTCTTATTACAATTGGCAATGATGTCGGCGTTCGACCTGTTGCGGAGGCATCTCCTAACCTTGTTGTTGTTCCACATGAAGGCCAGGGCGGCAGCGGATTGGCTGTAGCAGAAGTAGAAAACCAGCCGGCAAAGTTGGCGATTGGCAGTTTAATGATAGACGTGCTGACAGGTAAAAAATATGAGGGCACTGTAGAGATTCCGCCATACGGTGTAATGGTACTGAAATACATATAA
- a CDS encoding response regulator, with protein sequence MAKILIVDDEADVVRLIQFRLEKEGFEVISCGDGQTALKMAEEEKPDLVILDIMMPLMDGMEVLRQIRSRRLTSKIPVIMLTAKTTSITVDQARQLWVSDYVVKPFDPEKLVVKVKKALRLPIDS encoded by the coding sequence ATGGCAAAGATTCTCATAGTTGATGATGAGGCAGACGTTGTTCGCCTGATACAATTTCGACTAGAAAAAGAAGGCTTCGAAGTAATATCCTGCGGTGATGGCCAAACCGCGCTAAAAATGGCTGAAGAGGAAAAACCCGACCTTGTAATCCTCGATATCATGATGCCTTTAATGGATGGAATGGAAGTGCTAAGGCAGATTAGGTCGAGGCGACTAACGTCAAAAATTCCTGTGATTATGCTTACAGCAAAAACTACCAGTATCACAGTTGACCAAGCCAGACAGCTTTGGGTCTCCGATTATGTTGTCAAACCTTTTGACCCGGAGAAACTAGTAGTAAAGGTCAAAAAAGCCCTCCGCCTGCCAATTGACTCATGA